The following are from one region of the Rhizobacter sp. AJA081-3 genome:
- a CDS encoding outer membrane beta-barrel protein: MKTRLFRLAAIAALFASSAAYSQGYVGLGAGPAKINIDCAGADTCDKTDTGWKLYGGMKFGSNLAGELVYVDWGKAKASATDAELGTATLDVKASGIGLGVAYHVPLAAWSCLGRLGIMQNKGKTSVSLNGLSASDSFTGTFPYYGVGCGYSLTPNLTLTAEADFSRVKYTDQDKANVQLLSIGLRWGW; encoded by the coding sequence ATGAAGACACGCCTGTTCAGACTCGCCGCCATCGCCGCGTTGTTCGCGTCTTCGGCGGCCTACTCGCAGGGCTACGTCGGCTTGGGAGCCGGCCCGGCGAAGATCAACATCGATTGCGCCGGCGCAGACACCTGCGACAAGACCGACACCGGCTGGAAGCTCTACGGCGGCATGAAGTTCGGCTCGAACCTGGCCGGCGAACTCGTGTATGTCGACTGGGGCAAGGCCAAGGCCAGCGCCACCGACGCCGAGCTCGGCACCGCCACGCTGGACGTCAAGGCCAGCGGTATCGGCCTCGGCGTGGCGTACCACGTCCCGCTGGCAGCCTGGTCGTGCCTGGGCCGCCTGGGCATCATGCAGAACAAGGGCAAGACCTCGGTGTCCTTGAACGGCTTGAGCGCCTCCGACTCGTTCACTGGCACGTTCCCGTACTACGGCGTCGGCTGCGGGTACAGCCTGACGCCCAATCTGACCCTCACGGCCGAGGCAGACTTCTCCCGCGTGAAGTACACCGACCAGGACAAGGCGAACGTCCAGCTGCTGTCGATCGGGCTTCGCTGGGGCTGGTAG